One window of Lacerta agilis isolate rLacAgi1 chromosome 14, rLacAgi1.pri, whole genome shotgun sequence genomic DNA carries:
- the LOC117058515 gene encoding growth-regulated alpha protein-like, with the protein MNPCRPVPCVAVLLVCLLLAGSASHSQAAPMTGELRCQCIQTVSRAIPRKQIASVILLPEGPHCVVPEVIATLNNGRKVCLDPQAPWVKLIVNKIIATP; encoded by the exons ATGAATCCGTGCCGTCCAGTCCCCTGCGTGGCCGTCCTGCTGGTCTGCTTGCTGCTAGCCGGGAGCGCTTCGCACAGCCAGG CTGCTCCTATGACCGGTGAGCTACGGTGCCAATGCATCCAAACGGTCTCCCGTGCGATTCCACGCAAGCAAATTGCTTCCGTCATCCTCCTGCCCGAGGGACCTCACTGCGTCGTTCCTGAAGTCAT AGCCACCCTGAACAACGGGAGGAAAGTCTGCCTGGACCCCCAAGCGCCGTGGGTCAAGCTGATCGTCAACAAGATTATCGCAACG CCCTAA